A genomic stretch from Alloyangia pacifica includes:
- a CDS encoding lytic transglycosylase domain-containing protein, whose amino-acid sequence MSRLRAALFVLLALIATPALPDERPLAKAMADMRSGNWASALIESRGDGQAALDVVLWHYLRASRGNAAQVMDFITRNPDWPGIPYLREKSEIAISESDLGTIRAFFSGYLPQTGAGALALARAHLAEGQRGAAEADIVMAWRTLPLSAEERATFLRDWPDLLKPHHEARLDMALWQGWEDNARALLPLVSDGWRKLAEARLALRALDPGVDSRIEAVPAALANDPGLAYERYLWRLRKGRDDDAISLLLERSSSAEALGEPWAWAGRRDDLAHQRMRRGDAETAYAIASRHGLTEGDQYAALEWLSGFIALRLLEDPQTALRHFRNHDGAVTSPISKGRAGYWMGRALEELGDTEGAKQAYAQGARYQTSFYGLLAAERGGIASDPKLAGTESFPDWRAAPFTQSSVYSAAILLLASGETSLGERFLTHLAEGLDRQQIGQLGQMLAQMQRPHVEVMVGKRAAQYGLELAGPYYALHPDLLKVDFPVPREMVLSIARRESEFDPRVVSGAGARGLMQLMPGTAKEVAGWLGVPYSFEGLLDNPGYNAKLGARYLQSLSQQFDGNPVMMAAGYNAGPSRPVSWMKIFGNPLKGEIDMIDWIEMIPFTETRNYVMRVTESLPVYRARLGLEPHPVPFSEELTGHTLRVGQ is encoded by the coding sequence ATGTCGCGCCTCCGCGCCGCTCTCTTCGTGCTTCTTGCCCTGATTGCCACGCCTGCCCTGCCCGACGAGCGCCCGCTCGCCAAGGCCATGGCGGACATGCGGTCGGGCAACTGGGCCTCCGCTCTCATCGAGTCGCGTGGCGACGGTCAGGCCGCGCTCGACGTGGTGCTCTGGCACTACCTGCGCGCCAGCCGGGGCAACGCCGCCCAGGTGATGGATTTCATCACGCGCAACCCCGACTGGCCGGGCATACCCTACCTGCGCGAGAAGTCCGAGATCGCCATTTCCGAATCCGATCTCGGCACCATCCGCGCGTTCTTCTCGGGCTACCTGCCGCAGACCGGCGCCGGGGCGCTGGCGCTGGCGCGCGCGCATCTGGCCGAGGGGCAACGCGGCGCCGCCGAGGCCGACATCGTCATGGCGTGGCGCACCCTGCCGCTCAGCGCCGAAGAGCGCGCGACGTTCCTGCGCGACTGGCCCGATCTGCTGAAACCGCATCACGAGGCGCGGCTCGACATGGCGCTCTGGCAGGGATGGGAGGACAATGCGCGGGCGCTTCTGCCGCTGGTCTCGGACGGCTGGCGCAAGCTCGCGGAGGCGCGGCTGGCGCTGCGCGCGCTGGATCCGGGCGTCGATAGCCGCATCGAAGCGGTGCCCGCGGCTCTAGCGAACGATCCGGGGCTGGCCTACGAGCGCTACCTCTGGCGTCTCCGCAAGGGCCGCGACGACGATGCCATCTCGCTGCTGCTCGAACGCTCGAGCAGTGCCGAGGCGCTTGGCGAGCCCTGGGCCTGGGCCGGGCGGCGCGACGACCTGGCGCACCAGAGAATGCGCCGGGGCGATGCCGAAACCGCCTATGCCATTGCCTCGCGCCACGGCCTGACCGAGGGCGACCAATACGCGGCGCTGGAATGGCTCTCTGGCTTCATCGCGCTGCGCTTACTCGAAGATCCGCAGACCGCGCTGCGCCACTTCCGCAACCACGACGGCGCGGTGACCTCGCCAATCTCCAAGGGCCGTGCGGGCTACTGGATGGGCCGCGCGCTGGAAGAGCTGGGCGACACCGAGGGGGCGAAGCAGGCCTATGCGCAGGGCGCGCGCTACCAGACCTCCTTCTATGGGCTATTGGCGGCGGAGCGTGGCGGCATCGCGTCCGACCCGAAGCTGGCGGGAACCGAGAGCTTCCCCGACTGGCGCGCGGCGCCGTTTACCCAGAGCAGCGTCTACAGCGCCGCGATCCTGCTGCTGGCGTCGGGCGAGACGTCGCTGGGCGAGCGCTTCCTGACCCATCTCGCCGAAGGGCTCGACCGGCAGCAGATCGGCCAGCTCGGACAGATGCTGGCACAGATGCAGCGTCCGCACGTCGAGGTCATGGTCGGCAAGCGCGCGGCGCAATATGGGCTCGAGCTGGCCGGCCCCTACTACGCGCTGCACCCGGACCTGCTGAAGGTGGACTTCCCGGTCCCGCGTGAGATGGTGCTGTCGATCGCGCGGCGCGAGTCCGAGTTCGATCCGCGCGTGGTCTCCGGCGCGGGCGCGCGCGGACTGATGCAGCTGATGCCCGGCACCGCCAAGGAAGTCGCGGGCTGGCTCGGCGTGCCCTACAGTTTCGAGGGCCTGCTGGACAACCCGGGCTACAACGCCAAGCTCGGCGCGCGCTACCTGCAGAGCCTGTCGCAGCAGTTCGACGGCAACCCGGTGATGATGGCGGCGGGCTACAACGCCGGGCCGTCGCGCCCGGTGAGCTGGATGAAGATCTTCGGCAACCCGCTGAAGGGTGAGATCGACATGATCGACTGGATCGAGATGATCCCCTTCACCGAGACCCGCAACTACGTGATGCGGGTGACCGAGAGCCTGCCGGTCTACCGCGCGCGGCTGGGACTCGAGCCGCACCCGGTGCCGTTCAGCGAGGAGCTGACCGGCCATACGCTGCGGGTGGGGCAGTAG
- the dapA gene encoding 4-hydroxy-tetrahydrodipicolinate synthase yields the protein MFKGSMPALVTPFKDGVVDFDALKKLVDWHVAEGSSALVPVGTTGESPTLSYEEHEAVIDCVVKTAAGRIPVIAGAGSNSTAEAIHFMQFAEKVGAQAALVVTPYYNKPTQAGLIAHFTAVHDAANLPIIIYNIPGRSVVDMSPATMGELAKLPRIVGVKDATGDLARVCAQRITCGTDFLQISGEDATAHGFNAQGGIGCISVTANVAPALCAQMQAATLAGDYAKALELQDKLMPLHQAIFAEPGVCGAKYAMSRLGLCNEEVRLPLLPVTEPVRARIDAALRHAGLLG from the coding sequence ATGTTCAAAGGTTCGATGCCAGCACTGGTCACGCCGTTCAAGGACGGCGTCGTGGATTTCGACGCGCTCAAGAAACTCGTGGACTGGCACGTGGCCGAGGGCAGCTCGGCGCTGGTGCCCGTGGGGACGACCGGCGAGAGCCCAACCCTCAGCTACGAGGAACACGAGGCAGTCATCGACTGCGTGGTGAAAACCGCCGCGGGCCGGATCCCGGTGATCGCCGGCGCGGGGTCGAATTCGACCGCAGAGGCGATCCACTTCATGCAGTTCGCCGAAAAGGTCGGCGCGCAGGCAGCGCTGGTGGTGACCCCCTATTACAACAAGCCGACCCAGGCCGGTCTGATCGCGCATTTCACCGCCGTGCATGACGCCGCGAACCTTCCGATCATCATCTACAACATTCCCGGCCGATCGGTGGTCGACATGTCCCCCGCCACCATGGGCGAGCTGGCCAAACTGCCGCGTATCGTCGGCGTCAAGGACGCCACCGGCGATCTGGCGCGGGTCTGCGCACAGCGTATCACCTGCGGCACGGACTTCCTGCAGATCTCGGGAGAGGACGCCACCGCGCATGGCTTCAACGCCCAGGGCGGCATCGGCTGCATCTCGGTGACCGCGAACGTCGCCCCGGCGCTCTGCGCCCAGATGCAGGCGGCCACGCTCGCGGGCGACTACGCCAAAGCGCTGGAACTGCAGGACAAGCTGATGCCGCTGCACCAGGCGATCTTTGCCGAGCCGGGCGTCTGCGGCGCAAAATACGCCATGAGCCGTTTGGGCCTGTGCAACGAGGAAGTGCGCCTGCCGCTGCTGCCAGTGACCGAGCCGGTGCGCGCGCGCATCGACGCGGCACTGCGTCACGCCGGGCTGCTGGGCTGA
- a CDS encoding M16 family metallopeptidase — translation MTFRIVTGPLIAAAASLWLALPAAAEIDIQQVETPLGFKAWLVEEPSIPFTALEIRFKGGAALDAPGKRGATNLMVGLLEEGAGAYDAQGFAAESESLAASFGYDSSQDAVSVSARFLTENRDDAVELLRQSLIEPSFSEAALTRVRAQVISGIRSDAKDPDSIASATFDAEVFGDHPYATDASGTVESVRALTRDDIVDAWKGAMAKDRVYIAATGDISPEELSALIDNLLADLPDTGAPLPQDFDVQTTAGITVVPFETPQSVAIFGQKGLKRDDPDFFAAYVMNTILGGGGFEARLMNEVREKRGLTYGVYSYIVPMDHAELYLGHVASANDRIGEAIDVIKDEWAKLAENGVTEAELDQAKTYLTGAYPLRFDGNGPIADILVGMQMDGLTPDYIATRNDEIEALTLEDVKRVAARVLKPDALRFVVVGEPEGVESTEPE, via the coding sequence ATGACGTTCCGCATCGTGACCGGCCCGCTGATCGCCGCGGCGGCCTCGCTCTGGCTGGCGCTGCCCGCCGCCGCCGAGATCGACATCCAGCAGGTCGAGACGCCGCTGGGCTTCAAGGCCTGGCTGGTCGAGGAACCCTCGATCCCCTTCACCGCGCTGGAGATCCGCTTCAAGGGCGGCGCGGCGCTGGACGCGCCGGGCAAGCGCGGCGCGACAAACCTGATGGTCGGGCTGCTGGAAGAGGGCGCCGGGGCCTATGATGCCCAGGGTTTCGCCGCCGAGTCGGAGTCGCTCGCCGCGAGCTTCGGCTATGATTCGAGCCAGGACGCGGTCTCGGTCTCGGCGCGCTTTCTCACCGAAAACCGCGACGACGCAGTCGAGTTGCTGCGCCAAAGCCTGATCGAGCCGAGCTTTTCCGAAGCCGCGCTGACGCGGGTTCGGGCGCAAGTGATCTCGGGGATCCGCAGCGATGCCAAGGACCCCGACAGCATCGCCAGCGCGACTTTCGACGCCGAGGTCTTCGGCGATCACCCCTATGCGACCGATGCCTCGGGCACGGTCGAGAGCGTCCGCGCGCTCACCCGTGACGACATCGTCGACGCCTGGAAGGGCGCCATGGCCAAGGACCGGGTCTATATCGCCGCGACCGGCGACATCTCGCCCGAGGAGCTCTCGGCGCTGATCGACAATCTTCTGGCCGACCTGCCCGACACCGGTGCACCTCTGCCCCAGGATTTTGACGTGCAGACCACGGCAGGGATCACGGTCGTGCCCTTCGAGACACCGCAGTCGGTGGCCATCTTCGGACAGAAGGGGCTGAAGCGCGACGATCCGGACTTCTTCGCCGCCTATGTGATGAACACAATTCTCGGCGGTGGCGGCTTCGAGGCGCGGCTGATGAACGAGGTGCGCGAAAAGCGGGGCCTGACCTACGGCGTCTATTCCTACATCGTGCCAATGGACCATGCCGAGCTCTATCTCGGCCACGTCGCCTCGGCCAATGACCGCATCGGCGAGGCCATAGACGTCATCAAGGACGAATGGGCCAAGCTTGCCGAGAACGGCGTCACCGAGGCGGAGCTTGACCAGGCCAAGACCTATCTCACCGGTGCATACCCGCTGCGCTTCGACGGCAACGGGCCAATCGCCGATATCCTCGTCGGCATGCAGATGGACGGGCTGACCCCCGATTACATCGCCACCCGCAACGACGAAATCGAGGCGCTGACCCTCGAGGACGTGAAGCGCGTCGCCGCCCGCGTGCTGAAGCCCGACGCGCTGCGATTCGTGGTCGTCGGCGAGCCCGAGGGCGTGGAGAGCACCGAGCCCGAGTGA
- a CDS encoding M16 family metallopeptidase encodes MKSWSAALAVVVLSAMPLRAETAGILPEKTPVTTFSLDNGMEVVVVEDHRAPVVVHMVWYKAGSADETAGSSGVAHFLEHLLFKGTDTLAPGEFSKIVARNGGTDNAFTSYDQTAYHQRVAADRLGLMMEMEADRMVNLQLDEQDILTERDVIIEERNMRTENDPGALLREQMGAALYLNHRYGVPVIGWREEMEQLDLDDALAFYHRNYAPNNAILVVAGDTTPDEVRTLAEQTYGELPANPEVGAPRERPQEPRQMAERRLRFEDPRVAQPYVMRRYLAPERDPGNQEEAAALTLLAEILGGGQTSVLNQKLQFEQHKAIYVGAFYDGTSYDDGSFGFGIVPAPGVTLEEAEAALDAELAAFLETGCDPEQLERIKFQARASEIYDRDDVASVAQRYGNALTSGLTVEDVQAWPEILQGVTSEQIVSAARKVFDRRHSVTGYLTTPADAAPAAAPAALSLPQTDAEEVTQ; translated from the coding sequence ATGAAGTCATGGAGCGCGGCGCTGGCCGTGGTGGTGCTGTCGGCGATGCCGCTGCGGGCGGAGACAGCCGGAATCCTCCCCGAGAAGACGCCGGTCACCACCTTCTCGCTCGACAACGGCATGGAGGTGGTCGTGGTCGAGGATCACCGCGCGCCGGTCGTCGTGCATATGGTCTGGTACAAGGCGGGCTCCGCCGACGAGACCGCGGGCAGCTCGGGCGTCGCGCATTTCCTCGAACACCTGCTCTTCAAGGGCACCGACACGCTGGCGCCGGGCGAGTTTTCCAAGATCGTCGCCCGCAACGGCGGCACCGACAACGCCTTCACCTCCTATGACCAGACCGCCTACCACCAGCGCGTCGCCGCCGACCGGCTCGGGCTGATGATGGAGATGGAAGCCGACCGCATGGTCAACCTGCAGCTCGACGAGCAGGATATCCTCACCGAGCGCGACGTGATCATCGAGGAGCGCAACATGCGCACCGAGAACGACCCGGGCGCGCTGCTGCGCGAGCAGATGGGCGCGGCGCTCTACCTCAACCACCGCTACGGCGTGCCGGTGATCGGCTGGCGCGAGGAGATGGAGCAGCTCGATCTCGACGATGCGCTGGCGTTCTATCACCGCAATTACGCTCCCAACAACGCGATCCTCGTCGTCGCCGGGGACACCACGCCCGACGAGGTGCGCACGTTGGCCGAGCAGACATACGGCGAGCTGCCGGCCAACCCCGAGGTCGGTGCCCCGCGCGAACGCCCTCAAGAGCCGCGGCAGATGGCCGAACGCCGGTTGCGCTTCGAGGACCCGCGCGTCGCGCAGCCCTATGTGATGCGCCGCTACCTCGCGCCCGAGCGCGACCCCGGCAACCAGGAAGAGGCCGCGGCGCTGACCCTGCTTGCCGAGATCCTCGGCGGTGGGCAGACCTCGGTGCTGAACCAGAAGCTGCAGTTCGAACAGCACAAGGCGATCTATGTCGGGGCTTTCTACGACGGCACATCTTATGACGATGGCAGCTTCGGCTTCGGCATCGTGCCTGCGCCCGGCGTGACGCTGGAGGAGGCCGAGGCGGCGCTCGATGCCGAACTGGCGGCCTTCCTCGAGACCGGCTGCGATCCTGAGCAGCTCGAACGGATCAAGTTCCAGGCCCGCGCCTCCGAGATCTACGACCGCGACGACGTGGCCAGCGTGGCGCAGCGCTACGGCAATGCGCTGACCTCCGGCCTGACGGTCGAGGACGTGCAGGCCTGGCCCGAGATCCTGCAGGGCGTGACCAGCGAACAGATCGTCTCCGCCGCGCGCAAGGTCTTCGACAGGCGCCATTCGGTCACGGGCTACCTGACCACCCCCGCCGATGCCGCGCCGGCGGCCGCTCCCGCCGCCCTGTCGCTGCCGCAGACTGATGCCGAAGAGGTGACCCAATGA
- a CDS encoding DUF3035 domain-containing protein, producing the protein MKLPHLVLMLGLTGLVACTTSDRTLHQMRNNRGTPEEFAIVPNKPLEMPQSFAELPTPTPGSANRTDQTPLADAVAALGGNPAQLAVGEVPSRDAALVNRASRYGRDGDIRTRLAVEDAQFRRDRSVFNWKLFKDDEYNKVYRDQILDPNAALTAYRKAGARTPSAPPPAD; encoded by the coding sequence ATGAAGCTGCCGCATCTCGTGCTGATGCTCGGACTTACCGGGCTCGTCGCCTGTACGACGAGTGATCGCACGCTGCACCAAATGCGCAACAACCGCGGCACCCCCGAGGAGTTCGCCATCGTGCCGAACAAGCCGCTGGAGATGCCGCAGAGCTTTGCCGAGCTGCCGACGCCAACGCCCGGCAGCGCCAACCGCACCGACCAGACGCCGCTCGCGGACGCCGTCGCGGCGCTTGGCGGCAACCCGGCGCAGCTGGCGGTTGGAGAGGTGCCATCCCGCGATGCCGCGCTGGTAAACCGCGCCTCGCGCTACGGCCGCGATGGCGACATCCGCACGCGGCTCGCCGTCGAGGACGCCCAGTTCCGCCGCGACCGCTCGGTGTTCAACTGGAAGCTCTTCAAGGACGATGAGTACAACAAGGTCTACCGCGACCAGATACTCGACCCCAATGCTGCGTTGACCGCCTACCGCAAGGCGGGCGCCCGCACCCCCTCTGCGCCGCCGCCCGCCGACTGA
- the lspA gene encoding signal peptidase II, whose protein sequence is MRLVLVTAAITFVVDQLSKWLVVHVMGLAQRLSIDVLPPFLNFRMAWNRGVNFGLFADDAAAARWTLIAVALGIVLFVSVWLRRDPPGRLGLISGGLLIGGALGNVIDRLLYGAVADFLNMSCCGLNNPFAFNVADIAIFAGAIGLVLFSGGTEAGKRGKKAP, encoded by the coding sequence ATGCGGCTGGTACTGGTGACGGCGGCGATCACCTTCGTGGTGGATCAGCTTTCGAAATGGCTCGTGGTGCACGTGATGGGGCTGGCGCAGCGCTTGTCGATCGACGTGCTGCCGCCATTCCTCAACTTCCGTATGGCGTGGAATCGCGGGGTCAACTTCGGCCTTTTCGCGGATGATGCCGCCGCTGCGCGTTGGACGCTGATCGCCGTGGCGCTGGGGATCGTGCTCTTCGTCTCGGTCTGGCTGCGGCGCGATCCGCCGGGGCGGCTGGGGTTGATCTCGGGCGGGCTGCTGATCGGTGGCGCGCTCGGCAACGTGATCGACCGGCTGCTCTACGGGGCCGTGGCGGATTTCCTCAACATGTCCTGCTGTGGGCTGAACAACCCCTTTGCCTTCAACGTCGCCGATATCGCGATCTTCGCGGGCGCGATCGGGCTGGTGCTTTTCTCCGGCGGGACCGAGGCGGGCAAGCGCGGGAAAAAGGCCCCGTGA
- a CDS encoding class A beta-lactamase-related serine hydrolase, translated as MKVFLGAVLAAAATFLCLPGVAAGQEAERAVLKALLSGGAGDVEVTEDFARAVPKAQLDGLLETLRAQVGPVEQIELVDGSGTLRSATYQVPVKITLDPEGRIAGLRLGAPEPLVADLRAAVAGLEGLGAEVSWLVTREGEVLAAGGASHPLAVGSAFKLGILSVLARDVRAGKTDWDRVLRLGDGHRSLPSGRLQDFPEEAPVTLHTAALLMIAESDNTATDLLLDLLGRDTVAEELAIAPEAMLSTREFFALKSDPAAARAWLDAEPEDRSGIAAEAASTPPDPAGAAAHSVPGIEWYLPLEQLCALLLPMADLPMLQLNPGPAYGLGPAAYKGGSEPGVLNFTVVLRDAEERPLCAALTVNDPGVIDEQAATGAFRALLRRALAHP; from the coding sequence GTGAAGGTATTTTTGGGGGCTGTCCTCGCGGCGGCGGCGACCTTTCTTTGCCTGCCCGGAGTTGCGGCGGGCCAGGAGGCGGAACGCGCGGTTCTGAAAGCCCTGCTGTCGGGCGGCGCCGGGGATGTCGAAGTCACCGAGGATTTCGCCCGCGCCGTCCCCAAAGCCCAGCTCGATGGCCTGCTCGAGACCTTGAGGGCGCAGGTCGGCCCGGTCGAGCAGATCGAGCTTGTCGACGGCAGCGGCACGCTGCGCAGCGCGACCTACCAGGTGCCGGTGAAGATCACCCTTGATCCCGAGGGGCGGATCGCCGGGCTCCGCCTCGGTGCGCCCGAGCCGCTCGTCGCCGATCTGCGCGCGGCTGTGGCAGGGCTGGAGGGGCTGGGGGCCGAGGTCTCCTGGCTGGTGACCCGCGAGGGCGAGGTTCTGGCGGCGGGCGGCGCGTCGCATCCGCTGGCGGTCGGCTCGGCCTTCAAGCTGGGGATCCTGTCGGTGCTGGCCCGCGACGTGCGCGCGGGCAAGACCGATTGGGACCGTGTGCTGCGGCTTGGCGACGGGCATCGGTCGCTGCCCTCGGGGCGACTTCAGGATTTCCCCGAAGAGGCGCCGGTGACGTTGCACACCGCCGCGCTGCTTATGATCGCCGAGAGCGACAACACCGCCACCGACCTGCTTCTCGACTTGCTCGGGCGCGACACCGTGGCCGAGGAACTGGCGATTGCGCCGGAGGCAATGCTCTCGACCCGCGAGTTCTTTGCCCTCAAGAGCGATCCCGCAGCGGCCCGGGCCTGGCTCGACGCAGAGCCCGAGGACCGCTCCGGCATTGCCGCCGAGGCCGCGTCGACGCCCCCCGATCCGGCCGGGGCCGCCGCGCATTCGGTGCCGGGGATCGAGTGGTACCTGCCGCTCGAGCAGCTCTGCGCGCTGCTGCTGCCCATGGCGGACCTGCCGATGCTGCAGCTCAATCCCGGGCCCGCCTACGGACTGGGTCCCGCCGCCTACAAGGGCGGCTCGGAGCCCGGGGTGCTGAACTTCACCGTGGTGCTGCGCGACGCCGAGGAGAGACCCCTGTGCGCGGCGCTGACGGTGAACGATCCGGGGGTGATCGACGAGCAGGCGGCGACGGGCGCCTTCCGCGCATTGCTGCGCCGGGCGCTCGCACACCCCTGA
- a CDS encoding glucose dehydrogenase yields MAGGLWLISLGGSWYYALAGLGLVLTGALLNRGSLKALWLYLLVWVGTLGWAWWESGNDWWAQLPRMLSPTVILLLMLACLPALVRNRRRPS; encoded by the coding sequence ATGGCTGGCGGTCTCTGGCTGATCTCCCTGGGCGGAAGCTGGTACTACGCGCTCGCGGGGCTCGGCCTTGTCCTCACCGGGGCGCTGCTCAATCGCGGCAGCCTGAAGGCGCTGTGGCTTTACTTGCTCGTCTGGGTCGGAACGCTTGGCTGGGCCTGGTGGGAGAGCGGCAACGACTGGTGGGCGCAGCTGCCGCGGATGCTGTCCCCGACCGTGATCCTGCTTCTCATGCTGGCCTGCCTCCCGGCATTGGTCCGAAACAGGCGGCGCCCGTCCTGA